One stretch of Acidobacteriota bacterium DNA includes these proteins:
- a CDS encoding serine hydrolase domain-containing protein yields the protein MRKRFPGPRILLLLITIAWLAAAHASVLAQDKAATIDELMKVYNSYRQFNGAVLVAENGKVIFKKGYGMANMEWNIPVETDTKFRLGSITKQFTSMLVLQLVQEGKIKVEGKLTDYLPDYRKDTGDRITIHQLLNHTSGIPSYTSLPNFFQEIARNPYSVSDFVKKFASGDLEFEPGTKMVYNNSGYFLLGAIVERVTGKPYEQVLKERILDPVGMKNTGYDHHATILAKRASGYEKRPGGYINAPYLDMSLPYAAGVALLYGRGSLPLGSGAVYREAALAAAQGTDVQAGHEPLRLRLVRAEAPARRPGRAGHNN from the coding sequence ATGAGAAAGCGTTTCCCCGGCCCTCGAATCTTGCTCTTATTGATTACGATTGCCTGGCTAGCTGCCGCACATGCGAGTGTGCTAGCACAAGACAAGGCGGCAACGATCGATGAGTTGATGAAGGTCTACAACAGCTACCGGCAGTTTAACGGCGCGGTGTTGGTGGCTGAGAACGGCAAGGTCATCTTCAAGAAGGGGTACGGGATGGCCAACATGGAGTGGAACATTCCGGTCGAGACTGACACCAAGTTCCGTCTGGGCTCGATCACCAAGCAGTTCACTTCAATGCTGGTCCTGCAACTCGTCCAGGAGGGCAAGATCAAGGTGGAAGGCAAGCTCACCGATTATCTGCCCGACTATCGCAAGGACACCGGCGATCGAATTACCATTCATCAGCTTCTGAACCACACCTCCGGCATCCCCAGCTACACCAGCCTGCCGAACTTCTTCCAGGAGATAGCCCGCAACCCCTACAGCGTCTCAGACTTCGTAAAGAAGTTCGCCAGCGGCGACCTCGAGTTTGAGCCCGGCACGAAAATGGTTTACAACAACTCAGGCTATTTCCTGCTCGGTGCGATTGTCGAACGCGTGACTGGCAAGCCTTATGAGCAAGTGTTAAAGGAGCGAATCTTAGACCCGGTCGGCATGAAGAACACCGGCTACGACCACCACGCAACGATCCTCGCCAAGCGTGCCTCGGGTTACGAGAAACGTCCCGGCGGTTACATCAACGCCCCTTACCTCGACATGTCACTGCCTTATGCTGCAGGGGTCGCTCTACTCTACGGTCGAGGATCTCTACCTTTGGGATCAGGCGCTGTATACCGAGAAGCTGCTCTCGCCGCAGCTCAAGGAACTGATGTTCAAGCCGGGCATGAGCCTCTACGCCTACGGCTGGTTCGTGCGGAAGCCCCCGCTCGGCGCCCAGGACGAGCCGGTCACAATAATTGA
- a CDS encoding amidase family protein — MTHSLVFATVALLLAAQTPTPASPPKQPFTIVESTIREMQAAMQQGRITSRDIVLQYLTRIATYEDKLNAVIVVNPHALEEAEARDRERTAGKIRGPLHGIPIALKDNIHTTDMPTTGGALAFEGLVPPYEATLTKNLRDAGAIIIAKTNMTELANWVATGMPANYNAVAGHGFNPYDPRRDPREATFDGRPALFTGGSSSGVGTAANFWAANVGTETSGSILSPSNQNMLVAIKPTLGRISRYGVIPITADQDTAGPMARSVADAAILLGVLEGAAADPNDPATGKCSRVPGGDYTRFLNAAGLKGARIGIPRAFFYEKFTPPGAKEPRGGLDPAQTKVMEEAITILKQQGAIIVDPVEIPSIVSTDPQENFLLWPTCSGLDNAKGKDAACSVVFKYGMKRDFNKWLASLGAAAPVKTLTELRQWNVAHQRAGSIKYGQALLDISDEMNVETDAARYRADREKDLRLSATNGIDAVMKKHQLDALLFPGPSSAAIAAKPGYPTVIVPFGLVPNAPTPPSPPFPEGFAAKPSPFGVGFTGMACSEPRLIELAYAFEQATKRRVPPPSAP; from the coding sequence ATGACACATTCCCTTGTTTTCGCAACAGTGGCTCTTCTCCTGGCCGCCCAGACCCCGACTCCCGCGAGCCCACCCAAACAACCCTTCACCATAGTCGAATCAACCATTCGCGAGATGCAAGCCGCAATGCAACAGGGCCGCATAACCTCGCGAGACATTGTCCTCCAGTACCTCACACGCATAGCAACCTACGAAGACAAGCTGAATGCCGTCATCGTCGTGAATCCTCATGCGCTCGAGGAAGCTGAAGCGCGGGATCGCGAGCGCACCGCGGGCAAGATTCGCGGACCGCTGCACGGCATTCCTATCGCGCTCAAAGACAACATCCACACAACCGACATGCCGACCACCGGAGGCGCGCTGGCCTTTGAAGGCCTTGTCCCGCCCTACGAGGCCACGCTTACAAAGAACCTCCGTGACGCGGGCGCCATCATCATCGCCAAGACCAACATGACCGAGCTCGCCAATTGGGTAGCGACCGGCATGCCCGCGAACTATAACGCGGTCGCCGGCCACGGTTTCAACCCGTATGATCCGCGCCGTGACCCGCGCGAAGCGACATTCGATGGACGGCCGGCGCTCTTTACCGGCGGGTCGAGTTCGGGCGTCGGAACCGCGGCGAACTTCTGGGCGGCGAACGTAGGCACCGAAACGTCCGGCTCCATACTGAGTCCGTCCAACCAGAACATGCTGGTTGCTATCAAGCCGACCCTCGGTCGCATCAGCCGCTACGGCGTCATTCCCATCACTGCCGACCAGGACACGGCCGGACCGATGGCGAGGTCGGTGGCCGATGCCGCGATTCTGCTCGGGGTCCTCGAAGGCGCGGCAGCCGATCCCAACGATCCGGCGACCGGAAAGTGCTCGCGCGTTCCGGGCGGCGACTACACGCGGTTTCTCAATGCCGCGGGGTTGAAAGGCGCGCGCATCGGCATACCTCGAGCATTCTTTTACGAGAAGTTCACACCACCCGGCGCAAAGGAGCCGCGCGGAGGGCTCGACCCGGCTCAGACAAAGGTCATGGAGGAAGCTATCACGATCCTCAAGCAGCAAGGCGCAATCATCGTCGATCCGGTTGAGATTCCGAGCATCGTGTCCACCGATCCGCAAGAAAACTTCCTGCTCTGGCCCACCTGTTCCGGCTTGGACAACGCCAAGGGCAAGGACGCCGCTTGTTCGGTCGTTTTCAAATACGGCATGAAGCGGGACTTCAACAAGTGGCTGGCATCACTCGGAGCGGCGGCTCCGGTAAAGACGCTGACCGAACTGCGCCAGTGGAACGTGGCGCACCAACGAGCGGGCTCGATCAAGTATGGACAGGCGCTGCTGGACATCTCGGACGAGATGAATGTTGAAACCGACGCCGCAAGGTACCGTGCTGATCGCGAGAAAGATCTGCGGCTCTCAGCCACTAACGGCATTGACGCGGTGATGAAAAAGCATCAGCTCGACGCCCTGTTGTTTCCGGGCCCAAGCAGCGCCGCAATCGCAGCGAAGCCGGGCTACCCGACAGTGATCGTACCGTTTGGCTTAGTCCCAAACGCGCCGACCCCGCCGTCTCCGCCGTTCCCCGAAGGCTTCGCGGCAAAGCCGTCGCCCTTCGGAGTGGGATTCACAGGGATGGCCTGCAGCGAGCCTCGGCTGATTGAGCTCGCGTATGCGTTTGAGCAGGCGACGAAACGCCGCGTCCCTCCTCCCTCGGCGCCATAG
- a CDS encoding protein kinase, with translation MKNLPAKPGNSKHPFFWIALASGAGVFALYVFAGSMIFQYGELGRGFGWSYVAKADGCYVNQVGAADTLQVGDRVLAINGDTSIGPVNPLRILRDIPPDGSYTVRILRGTSEHEYQFTLPLVRNPRNLIYIFPKLLVSIAFYIVGLMIGLLKPQQRVAQIACLASLANAVLFLGLALGALSWSFFHGYELAIDLFLIEALNPIGVAIGYHFFSRFPTGVPKGRSWETLKWGFYAWAGLLVVMYTSQYVAFFTGDPSLMSAFYNPYFVSKLATFDTAYRILALVAYCILITRNYRLVKEPDQHRRMKWVVYGSLLGILPEVIFLVARFGLISAGYGHLFSGGTFVTLNLVANTAIGIIPVTWGYAIIKHRVFDTNVVVRRGLQYLLARHVLQVLFALPLIALAYTIISNRNQTISDIVSHNPVYLSLIAIAGIGLRFRRQLTDRIDRRFFREAYDQERILLGLIDEIKEVNSMSEISKLVSNEIDSALHPHSIYSFYREEERRDLTLAYSSGGTSQIVSIPETTYLVRTLERLSGAQDYPFSHDADLPAKEKEWLDELDISLIVPMCGTDQRPIGLLLLGEKKSEEPYSATDRKLLQAIAREIAIVHENALLKARVGKEQKIKREVLARFEEQNINLVKECPTCGACFDSSVEICDKDASELSLSLPVERTIEGKYRLERLIGKGGMGAVYQATDLRLDRNVAIKIMLGSMFGDPLALRRFEREARTSARLNHPNIIAIYDYGAIGSEGAYLVMELVPGITLRSELALAGRIDPVTAAEYFDQILEGLKAAHTAAVIHRDLKPENILISTDRDKRHLKILDFGLAKIAQVDVTNSSLTARGALVGTFGYMSPEQLTGEEVDERSDIFSIGVMVVEALTGRRPFTGRTHAELLTAVLQGSYHLEGDSRELKCLDDALQKCLAKDPAQRFASVAEVHRELIPAIRNCPVVAACAADGFNEETKIMR, from the coding sequence ATGAAAAACCTCCCTGCTAAGCCGGGCAATAGTAAACATCCGTTCTTTTGGATCGCCTTAGCGTCCGGAGCCGGGGTATTTGCTCTCTATGTCTTCGCAGGTTCGATGATTTTTCAATACGGAGAGCTGGGCAGGGGTTTCGGATGGTCTTATGTTGCAAAAGCAGATGGATGCTATGTCAACCAGGTCGGCGCGGCCGATACCCTGCAAGTCGGCGATAGAGTTCTTGCTATCAATGGCGACACGAGCATCGGTCCCGTCAATCCGCTTCGCATACTTCGCGACATTCCTCCAGACGGCTCCTACACGGTTCGTATCTTGCGCGGCACATCTGAGCATGAGTATCAATTTACTTTGCCGCTGGTTCGTAACCCTCGAAACCTCATATACATATTTCCAAAACTGCTAGTAAGCATCGCCTTCTACATTGTCGGGTTGATGATCGGGCTTCTAAAGCCCCAACAGCGAGTCGCGCAGATCGCGTGCCTGGCGTCCTTAGCCAACGCCGTTTTGTTTCTTGGGCTGGCGCTCGGTGCTCTAAGCTGGAGTTTTTTTCACGGGTATGAACTGGCTATCGATTTATTCTTGATCGAAGCCCTCAACCCTATCGGTGTTGCCATCGGGTACCACTTCTTCTCGCGGTTTCCCACTGGTGTACCGAAGGGACGATCATGGGAAACGCTGAAATGGGGTTTTTACGCGTGGGCGGGTCTGTTGGTTGTAATGTATACATCCCAATATGTCGCTTTCTTCACTGGCGACCCGTCGCTAATGTCTGCGTTCTACAACCCGTACTTCGTCAGTAAACTCGCAACGTTCGATACTGCATACCGCATACTTGCATTGGTCGCCTATTGCATACTAATCACCCGTAATTACCGGCTGGTGAAAGAACCTGACCAGCATCGGCGAATGAAATGGGTGGTATATGGGTCGCTCCTGGGGATCCTTCCAGAAGTGATCTTCTTAGTAGCACGCTTCGGCCTGATCTCGGCGGGATACGGGCACCTATTCTCGGGTGGCACGTTCGTGACCTTGAACCTGGTGGCGAATACCGCTATCGGGATCATCCCGGTCACCTGGGGCTATGCCATCATCAAACATCGAGTATTCGACACTAACGTAGTCGTCAGGCGCGGCTTGCAGTACCTGCTCGCCAGGCACGTTCTCCAGGTACTGTTTGCGCTTCCGTTAATCGCGCTTGCTTACACGATCATCTCGAACCGAAACCAAACCATTTCAGATATAGTGTCACATAACCCGGTTTATCTATCATTGATCGCGATTGCAGGTATCGGACTGCGATTTCGAAGACAGCTCACGGATCGCATCGACCGAAGATTCTTCCGCGAAGCGTACGATCAGGAGCGAATCCTGCTTGGACTTATCGACGAGATAAAAGAAGTCAATTCAATGTCCGAGATTTCAAAACTGGTCAGCAATGAAATAGATTCCGCCCTTCATCCTCACAGCATCTACTCTTTCTATCGAGAAGAAGAAAGGCGCGATCTAACACTTGCCTACTCTTCTGGCGGAACTTCGCAAATTGTTAGCATTCCGGAAACGACTTACCTCGTGCGCACTTTAGAAAGACTCTCTGGTGCTCAAGACTACCCGTTCTCTCACGATGCCGATTTGCCGGCGAAAGAGAAGGAATGGCTTGATGAACTTGATATCAGTCTTATTGTTCCGATGTGCGGGACGGATCAACGTCCGATCGGGCTGCTTCTGCTTGGCGAAAAGAAATCAGAAGAGCCGTATTCGGCTACCGACCGCAAACTGCTGCAGGCTATAGCAAGAGAGATTGCCATAGTCCACGAGAATGCTCTACTAAAAGCGCGAGTAGGTAAAGAACAGAAGATCAAACGCGAAGTGCTCGCCCGATTCGAAGAGCAGAATATCAATTTGGTGAAGGAATGTCCGACCTGCGGCGCTTGCTTCGATAGCTCCGTTGAGATTTGCGATAAGGACGCAAGCGAGTTGAGCCTGTCATTGCCGGTCGAGCGAACGATTGAAGGAAAGTATCGTTTGGAGAGGCTGATCGGGAAAGGCGGCATGGGCGCCGTTTATCAGGCTACAGACCTTCGACTGGATCGGAACGTGGCGATCAAGATCATGCTGGGAAGCATGTTTGGTGATCCTTTAGCCTTGCGCAGATTTGAACGCGAAGCACGAACATCGGCGAGACTGAACCACCCGAACATCATTGCTATTTATGATTATGGGGCGATTGGATCAGAGGGGGCATATCTTGTCATGGAATTGGTTCCAGGTATTACATTGCGCTCAGAGTTGGCGCTGGCGGGAAGGATTGATCCGGTTACAGCCGCAGAATACTTCGATCAAATACTGGAGGGATTAAAAGCAGCCCACACGGCAGCCGTGATTCATAGAGACCTTAAGCCTGAAAACATCTTGATTTCGACCGACCGCGATAAGAGACACCTGAAGATTCTGGATTTCGGATTGGCGAAGATCGCTCAAGTGGATGTGACCAATTCTTCTTTGACGGCCAGGGGCGCCCTGGTTGGCACGTTCGGGTACATGTCACCGGAACAGCTTACGGGCGAAGAGGTCGATGAACGCAGTGACATTTTTTCGATTGGAGTAATGGTAGTAGAGGCTCTAACGGGTCGCCGCCCGTTTACCGGCAGAACCCACGCGGAACTATTAACAGCAGTGCTTCAGGGGTCCTATCACCTTGAGGGTGATTCGAGGGAATTGAAATGCTTGGATGACGCTCTGCAAAAATGTTTGGCTAAGGACCCGGCGCAGCGATTCGCATCCGTAGCGGAGGTACACCGAGAGCTGATACCGGCGATTCGTAACTGTCCTGTTGTTGCTGCCTGTGCCGCGGACGGCTTCAATGAGGAAACAAAGATCATGCGATAG
- a CDS encoding cupin domain-containing protein, with amino-acid sequence MQKLFSVALSLVAVAVLGLAQESKMPTHIALTAAGVKWGQPPPSLPKGAQFAVVSGDPSKAVPFAIRLKFPAGYKVAPHWHPTDEHVTVLSGTLAFGMGEKFDEAAMKDMPDGSYAMMPAEMRHFAMAKTAVTLQVHGMGPFVLNYVNPADDPAKANAAK; translated from the coding sequence ATGCAGAAGCTATTCAGCGTTGCTCTTAGTCTGGTTGCCGTGGCCGTTCTTGGCCTCGCGCAGGAATCAAAGATGCCAACCCATATCGCGCTTACCGCCGCCGGCGTTAAGTGGGGCCAGCCGCCGCCGAGTCTTCCAAAGGGTGCGCAGTTTGCCGTTGTTTCGGGCGATCCGAGTAAGGCCGTGCCATTTGCGATTAGACTCAAGTTTCCCGCCGGTTATAAGGTTGCGCCACACTGGCACCCGACTGATGAACACGTGACCGTGCTCTCAGGTACGCTCGCTTTCGGAATGGGTGAGAAGTTTGACGAGGCCGCAATGAAGGATATGCCTGACGGGAGCTACGCGATGATGCCTGCTGAGATGCGCCATTTCGCGATGGCGAAGACAGCGGTGACGCTTCAGGTCCACGGAATGGGGCCGTTTGTGCTGAACTACGTCAACCCAGCAGACGACCCTGCCAAGGCCAACGCCGCAAAGTAG
- a CDS encoding CocE/NonD family hydrolase codes for MRRKIFWTLILALAALTVAIPNALHQSASAQGRGAANPELIARRNSIENELQSIAIVERKLMVPMRDGKRMAADVYRPKDTSKKYPTIFVRTPYNFNFWDVRSGAPRDMSNELEAVKRGYVFVEMNERGHFFSEGNYDILGPPLSDGDDAFTWMAKQPWSNGKVGTIGCSSTAEWQMAVAAQGNPAYAAMIPQGFGAGVGRVGGYWEQGNWYRGGAVQMLFIAWIYGEQNQVRPTFPPNTSQEDLIRASKSFDLAQQLPPVDWSKALRHLPVMDIMKAVDGPRGIFADKMPVDTGGAMIKRAPNDPAWYKGGLWHDNMKINVPGFWFMSWYDVSVGPNLAAYNHVRKTAKPEIANQQYAVIAPTLHCAYKRATENTIVGERSMGDARLNYDELTYAWFDYFLKGENNGILEKMPKVRYYTMGINKWQTSDTWPPQGAQPMSFYLSSGSKANSLDGDGVLSDAAPTADNADKFDYDPMNPVPSYGGNVCCTGNAVQGGAFDQRKMEARPDILVYSTEPLKQGIEVSGPIEVTLYVSSDAKDTDFTVKLIDVYPDGRAYNLDETIQRVRYRNGYDKPEVWMEPGKVYKVTLQAMTTSNFFEAGHRIRLEVSSSNFPRFDRNMNTGGKNYDESKGVVAHNAVHHSKQYPSELKITVVKSRLH; via the coding sequence ATGCGAAGGAAGATTTTCTGGACTCTGATACTTGCTTTAGCGGCGCTAACCGTCGCCATTCCGAATGCTCTCCATCAGAGCGCTAGTGCCCAGGGGCGCGGCGCCGCGAACCCGGAGCTGATTGCCCGGCGAAACTCGATCGAGAATGAACTGCAATCGATCGCGATCGTCGAGCGCAAGCTCATGGTGCCGATGCGCGACGGCAAGCGCATGGCGGCCGACGTCTACCGCCCGAAAGACACGTCGAAGAAATACCCCACGATCTTCGTTCGCACGCCTTACAACTTCAATTTCTGGGACGTCCGCAGCGGCGCGCCGCGCGACATGAGCAACGAGCTCGAAGCCGTGAAGCGCGGATACGTCTTCGTCGAGATGAACGAGCGAGGTCACTTTTTCTCCGAGGGGAACTACGACATCCTCGGGCCGCCGCTCAGCGATGGCGATGACGCCTTCACGTGGATGGCCAAGCAGCCCTGGTCGAACGGCAAGGTCGGCACAATCGGATGCTCCTCGACAGCCGAATGGCAGATGGCCGTAGCGGCTCAGGGCAATCCGGCTTATGCGGCGATGATCCCACAAGGCTTCGGCGCCGGGGTGGGACGCGTCGGTGGCTACTGGGAGCAGGGGAACTGGTATCGCGGCGGCGCGGTCCAGATGCTGTTCATCGCGTGGATCTACGGCGAGCAGAACCAGGTTCGGCCAACGTTTCCGCCTAACACGTCGCAGGAGGATTTGATTCGCGCGTCGAAGTCGTTCGATCTCGCTCAGCAGTTGCCGCCGGTCGATTGGTCCAAGGCGCTTCGGCATCTTCCGGTGATGGACATCATGAAAGCCGTCGATGGGCCGCGTGGGATCTTCGCCGACAAAATGCCTGTCGACACTGGAGGCGCGATGATCAAACGCGCGCCAAACGATCCGGCCTGGTACAAGGGCGGATTGTGGCACGACAACATGAAGATCAACGTGCCGGGGTTTTGGTTTATGTCGTGGTATGACGTGTCGGTAGGACCCAACCTCGCCGCTTACAATCACGTCCGGAAAACTGCGAAGCCTGAGATCGCTAACCAGCAGTACGCGGTGATCGCGCCGACGCTTCATTGCGCCTACAAGCGCGCCACGGAGAATACGATCGTCGGCGAGCGCAGCATGGGGGACGCGCGTCTGAACTATGACGAGCTGACCTACGCCTGGTTCGATTATTTCCTCAAGGGAGAGAACAACGGCATTCTCGAAAAGATGCCGAAGGTGCGCTACTACACGATGGGGATCAACAAGTGGCAGACATCGGATACGTGGCCTCCGCAAGGCGCGCAGCCGATGAGCTTCTATCTGTCGAGCGGCAGCAAAGCGAACTCTCTCGACGGCGACGGTGTGCTCAGCGATGCGGCCCCAACAGCGGACAACGCCGACAAGTTTGACTATGACCCGATGAATCCGGTGCCGTCGTATGGTGGGAATGTTTGCTGCACTGGCAACGCAGTGCAGGGCGGCGCATTCGACCAGCGCAAGATGGAAGCGCGGCCCGACATTCTGGTCTACAGCACCGAGCCTCTGAAGCAAGGGATCGAAGTGAGCGGTCCGATCGAGGTGACGCTCTATGTGTCGTCGGATGCAAAGGACACGGACTTCACAGTGAAGCTGATCGACGTGTATCCGGACGGGCGCGCCTACAATCTGGACGAGACGATCCAGCGGGTGAGGTATCGGAATGGATACGATAAACCTGAGGTGTGGATGGAACCGGGCAAGGTGTACAAGGTGACACTGCAAGCCATGACGACGAGCAACTTCTTCGAGGCGGGCCATCGGATTCGACTGGAGGTATCGAGCAGCAACTTCCCACGCTTCGATCGCAACATGAACACGGGTGGGAAGAACTACGACGAATCGAAAGGCGTGGTCGCGCACAACGCGGTGCATCACTCGAAGCAGTATCCGTCAGAGCTGAAGATTACGGTTGTGAAAAGTAGGCTTCATTGA
- a CDS encoding DUF2235 domain-containing protein — protein sequence MALYAFDGTWNSATLNDDVQQDNETNVANFSEAYTGPKWYVSGPGTRFKKVGHIIGGAFGAGARERIKEAYDQLCRNWENGDRTIDIIGFSRGAALALDFGNKIDDNGIRRPGSKDIVEEKPTIRFLGLWDVVGAFGVPINVGPLDFQEINFGHKLYLPDDVQYCFHAMAMDERRQTFRVTRVLNAYEVWFRGVHSDVGGGNSNVGLSSIALRWMLRKAIAAGLPIKDTAIASHEDKINPEAPLRPPRDFIPNEYRGFLNGDLFHYTVEERANHNNPPADFAHESEESELRGIPIADLPLREAGSGQPVPGSHLEVGQEGEKDVIARRCWNSTGMKVRKGERYDVTVTGEYHDREHVTSAAGFESPNWFMRRLESTKRVAQAPWFCVIACVHPSSGLEFRHSAGGNLMTDFYDELLDKSVKKTDAESQLVSVGEQGSIDVDRDGYLYLFANDAAFAYSNNSGQVKATIRRTQ from the coding sequence ATGGCGCTTTATGCATTCGACGGGACCTGGAACTCCGCTACGTTGAACGACGACGTCCAGCAGGACAATGAGACCAATGTGGCGAACTTCAGCGAGGCTTACACCGGGCCGAAATGGTATGTATCAGGGCCGGGCACGCGCTTCAAAAAGGTCGGCCATATCATCGGCGGCGCGTTCGGAGCGGGAGCACGCGAGCGAATCAAAGAAGCCTACGACCAGCTCTGCCGGAATTGGGAGAATGGCGACAGAACCATTGACATCATCGGCTTCAGCCGCGGCGCCGCGCTTGCCCTCGACTTCGGAAACAAGATCGACGACAACGGCATCCGGCGCCCGGGTTCGAAGGACATTGTTGAAGAAAAACCTACAATCCGGTTTCTCGGCCTGTGGGACGTCGTCGGCGCTTTTGGTGTGCCCATAAACGTCGGACCCCTAGACTTTCAAGAGATCAACTTCGGCCACAAACTCTACTTGCCCGACGACGTCCAGTATTGCTTCCACGCCATGGCTATGGATGAACGGCGGCAAACCTTTCGGGTCACACGAGTGTTGAATGCGTACGAAGTCTGGTTTCGCGGCGTCCACTCGGATGTCGGCGGGGGCAACAGCAACGTCGGTCTTTCAAGCATTGCATTACGCTGGATGCTCCGCAAAGCCATAGCCGCCGGGCTACCAATAAAAGACACAGCCATCGCATCGCACGAGGACAAGATCAACCCTGAGGCTCCTCTTCGTCCCCCAAGGGACTTCATCCCCAACGAGTATCGCGGGTTTCTGAATGGCGACCTGTTCCACTACACGGTTGAGGAGCGGGCGAACCACAATAATCCCCCCGCCGATTTCGCGCACGAGTCTGAAGAGAGCGAGCTGCGCGGCATCCCGATCGCTGATCTGCCGTTGAGAGAGGCAGGGTCGGGCCAGCCTGTTCCGGGCTCGCACCTCGAAGTAGGCCAGGAGGGTGAGAAAGACGTGATTGCTCGGCGTTGCTGGAACTCAACCGGGATGAAGGTGAGAAAAGGTGAGCGGTACGATGTCACCGTGACAGGCGAGTATCATGACAGAGAGCATGTGACTTCGGCCGCTGGGTTTGAATCACCGAACTGGTTTATGCGAAGGCTCGAGAGTACAAAGCGTGTCGCCCAGGCGCCGTGGTTCTGTGTAATCGCCTGTGTGCATCCGAGCTCCGGCCTGGAATTCCGTCATTCTGCCGGTGGAAACCTGATGACTGACTTTTACGATGAGCTTCTTGATAAGTCGGTAAAGAAGACTGATGCTGAATCTCAATTGGTCAGTGTGGGGGAGCAGGGCAGCATTGATGTCGACCGCGATGGCTACTTGTATCTCTTCGCTAACGATGCTGCGTTTGCCTACAGCAACAACAGCGGGCAGGTAAAGGCGACAATAAGACGCACCCAATAA
- a CDS encoding cobalamin B12-binding domain-containing protein yields the protein MPEERIRVLLAKPGLDGHDRGVKVIARALRDAGMEVIYTGLRQTPEQVVAAALQEDVDVIGLSILSGAHMTLFPRVVELARQEGLDDVIIFGGGIIPNEDIPRLKELGVTEVFTPGARMEDIIQFIRKSLHGVSQPA from the coding sequence ATGCCTGAAGAACGAATAAGAGTATTGCTTGCGAAACCCGGTCTGGACGGCCACGACCGCGGCGTGAAAGTCATCGCTCGCGCGCTTCGCGACGCCGGGATGGAAGTCATCTACACCGGTTTGCGGCAGACGCCTGAGCAGGTCGTTGCGGCGGCCCTTCAAGAAGACGTCGACGTGATCGGCTTATCGATCCTGTCCGGCGCGCATATGACTTTGTTCCCTCGCGTGGTCGAGCTTGCGCGGCAAGAAGGGCTCGACGATGTCATCATCTTCGGCGGAGGCATCATCCCGAACGAAGACATCCCTCGGTTAAAAGAGCTTGGCGTAACAGAGGTGTTCACGCCCGGCGCTAGAATGGAAGACATAATCCAGTTCATCCGCAAGAGTCTTCACGGCGTGTCCCAACCGGCCTAA